GCTTCACAATGTCTCGGGTACCCCCCGTGTCCATCGCGGCCGTCGGCACACCGAGCACAGCAGCTTCCAACAGCACCCGACTTAAGGATTCCGGACCGTGCGAGGGAAAGATAAGGACCGACGCATGCTTCAACCAGCGAAGCGCTTCCACCCGAGGCAGCCAACCTTGGAAGCGAACATCCACGTTCGAACGTGCAGCCTCCGCCGCGACTTCCATCCGCTGAGGCCCATCACCCACCACGACCACCGGCCAACGAAGTCTTGCACGTACGATCGCAGGTATGAGTCTCTTGGCGCCTTTATTTTGGGCAAGTTTACCTACGTATACGGCATACGGTTCTGAAAGCGGTGGTCCGTCGTCAGCAGACCCCGCCCGGATACCTTCAACATCGATCGGATTCGGAATGACTTCGACACGCGTGTCTTGAAGGTCACTCGTCCGTGATCGCAAGTCAGATGCGATTGCCGTACTCACAGCAATGATCGCATCAGCCCGACCAAGAGCGCGGCGCTTACCGGCCAAATTTCTTCGCATATATGGAATAACTGGCAGCGCAAGCGGCCAGGCCCATCGTGCTCTCGGCCTGATACAACGAGTCATCATCAAAGGCGTACATGCCGGGCAGAGACCCCTCGCCTTGGGATCGTGAATCAAGTTAGACCAGTAGCAAAGGGGCCAGTAGTCTCTGACGGTGCATACGACCGCCCGATCTTCCATCCGTGCTGCCATTACGGACGCCGGGCTACTCAGGAAATGCTGAGCATGCACTACGTCGATCTGTTCTTGCCGAATGATCTCACCGAGTTCACGCGCGTATCGTCCGTAGAGCCGCTCGTTCGTGAAATAGTTCCTGACGAATGGTACAGGGGGTGCCCACGCTTTGTACTCTCGAACGGCGAAGCCATCGTACATCGTCAGTGGATGGGCTCCTGACGTGCCAAAATGAGGACGAGAAACCGCTACGTAATGACCCCTCGACCGTAACGTCTTGACCAACTCGTACGTGCTCCACCCACTACCTCCACAGTTCGGCGGAAACGCATCAGTGCTGACAAGAATTCGCATCAATACTTACTGCTCACGGGAATGTCATTTCCTCGCACAAGCCTGAGCGGTTTAGACAACCACCGACTGCGCACCCCACATCCATTCAGGCTTAGAAAGTACATCGACGTAGGGTGTTCACTGCGGGGGAGGCGGGTGTGCGGCCTCCCATGCGAGCGCGCGACGTTGGGCACCAGCAAGTTCCTCGCGGGTCATGCGCTGGGCAACGACATCTCGAGCGGCACCGTAAGCCTCACGCTGATCCGCCGAAGCTCGGACCGCTGCAAGACTCAGCCACAGGTGCGCCTGCACCACATCCGGCGCCACCCCGCGTCCGGCGGCATACATCTCCCCCAGATTCCCTTGCGCCGGAATTGAGCCCTGCTCGGCAGTCTGATGCAGCCACCTTAATACCTCGGCATCTCCCTGCTCGGCCGCCAGCCGGTACCACCGCACCGCCTCCGCTTCATCCTGCGGTACACCCCGGCCGTCGAAATACCGGCCCGCGAGCCCGGTCTGCGCTGGCAGATAG
The nucleotide sequence above comes from Vicinamibacterales bacterium. Encoded proteins:
- a CDS encoding glycosyltransferase family 4 protein, translating into MRILVSTDAFPPNCGGSGWSTYELVKTLRSRGHYVAVSRPHFGTSGAHPLTMYDGFAVREYKAWAPPVPFVRNYFTNERLYGRYARELGEIIRQEQIDVVHAQHFLSSPASVMAARMEDRAVVCTVRDYWPLCYWSNLIHDPKARGLCPACTPLMMTRCIRPRARWAWPLALPVIPYMRRNLAGKRRALGRADAIIAVSTAIASDLRSRTSDLQDTRVEVIPNPIDVEGIRAGSADDGPPLSEPYAVYVGKLAQNKGAKRLIPAIVRARLRWPVVVVGDGPQRMEVAAEAARSNVDVRFQGWLPRVEALRWLKHASVLIFPSHGPESLSRVLLEAAVLGVPTAAMDTGGTRDIVKHEETGLLSKTSEDLGDDVHRLSEDRALRHRLSEGARDRVERRFAAPVVVDRIEALYRNVVRRR
- a CDS encoding tetratricopeptide repeat protein, which produces MPAQTGLAGRYFDGRGVPQDEAEAVRWYRLAAEQGDAEVLRWLHQTAEQGSIPAQGNLGEMYAAGRGVAPDVVQAHLWLSLAAVRASADQREAYGAARDVVAQRMTREELAGAQRRALAWEAAHPPPPQ